The genomic window ATGATACTCGGACCGCAGGGTCCCGGAAAAGTCGGTCAGCGCGGGGGTTTTTTCTATACCACCACTGTCACTCACGAGTGACGCGCACAGACCGCGCCGCATGCGGCGCGAACTGCGGGAGTAGCTCAGCTGGTAGAGCACTACCTTGCCAAGGTAGATGTCGCGAGTTCGAATCTCGTCTCCCGCTCCACACTCACCCCCCACCTCGAAAGAAGTGGGGGGCTTTTTTATTTCGTGAACTCGTGCATGGTGTCGAAGGCTTCCAGGGACGAGAGGAGTCGACCGGCGAGTCGCGTCAATTCACTGAGCTCTTCAGCGTCGAGCGGGCTGAGCAGTTGACCCTCAACAAGGAGGAACGAGGGCAGGAGATCCTCGACGGTGCTCCGCCCGAGGTCGGTCAGGTGGACGCGAACGGTCCGCCGATCCTCGGGGCTGTACGTCCGCTGGATAAGGCCGCGCTCCTCCAGCCGAGTGACGCGGTTGGAGATGGCCGGCCCGCGGACCGCACACACCTGGATGAGTTGACCCGGCTGGAGACCTTCGGGCGGGGCGCTGCGGTACAGGGCCAGCAGCAGATCCCATCCGGCCGCATTCAGACTGTGCTCAGCCAGCAGTGAGTCGAGCCGTTCCTGGAGGTGGTGGCCGAGGCGCGTCAGGGTGAGGACCTGAACCATGGCCTCCACGTTCAGATCGGGTCGGACGGCCTGCCAGTCGGTCTGGAGCTGCGTGAGGAAGCGGTCGCGCATGCCGGGTTCAGGAGCCGCGGTAGGTGCTGTAGGACCACGGGCTGACCAGAAGTGGAACGTGATAGTGCGCCGTGGCATCCGCGACCGTGAACCGCAGGGTGATCTCGTCCAGGAACGGCTCGGCTTGGCTTGTGCCCGTCGGGGTGGTCAGGTCCTTGAAGTGGGCGGCGACGTGGAAGGTCAGCTCGTACGTGCCGGTGCGCAGCTGCCCGCGTGGGATGAGCGGCTCGTCCGTGCGGCCGTCGGTGTTGGTGGTCGCCCGGGTGAGCAGGGTCCGCGCCGCGCCGTCGATCCGGTGAAGCTGGACGGGAATGTGGGCGGCGGGACGGCCGCGCGCCGTGTCGAGCACGTGGGTGCTGAGGCCCGCGCCGCTCACGCCCGTTCCACCCAGCCCTCGATGACGCCGTACGGTTCCGCGTCGGCATGGAAGATCACACCGGGGTTGGTCATGCCGAAGCGGTCGAGCGGATAGAGGATGTGGTGCCGGTTGGGGAAGGAGAAGAAGATCCGGTCGATGTCCTCGCAGCGGGTGAGGACCGCCTCGCCCAGGCGGTAGAGGGTGTGCTGCATGCTGTGCGAGTAGTGGTCCGGGAACACGTCCATCAAGGTCTGGTAGACCTCCGCCCAGATCGCGTCGTAGTCGGGCTCGTCGGTGCGGTAGGTCCAGCGGGCGGTGACGGTGGTCGCCAGGATGCGGTCGGTGGTGTCCGGCAGGGTCGTGAACTGGTCGCGGTGGAATCCGGCCCAGCCGCTCTGGGTGGTTTTCAGGATGTACAGCTCGTCGATGCCGCTCTCGACCGTGAAGTGCTGGCCGTCGCCGGTGACGGTGGCGGTGTGCTTCGGCATCTGCCGGACGAACGCGTGGTCGTGCGGGACGCCGCCCGTGGGCATGCGGTCCCAGGTGTGTTCCACGAAGGTGGCGCGGGCGCCGGTGACGCGCGGCCCGTGATTCACGAAGTGCCGGATGAGGTGCTTGCCGAACGCCTCGACGCTGCCGGTCAGGCCGTCGCGGGCCAGGGCGTAGATGGTGTTGCGGACGGTGTCGGTCGCGACGAGGTCCGTGTTGTCGCCGTGGGTGTGGGCGGCGTCGAAGTCGCCGGTCATGGCGACGCGGACCTGCACGTCCTTGATCTCGTGTCGCGGCTGGTCGCGGAACACCTTGAACAGGCGCACGTCGGCCTTGCCGTAGTTGTTGTCGCCGAGTCTGACCTTCACGGGCATGGGAGCCTCCGGGGTGGGGGAGACGAGGTCGAGGACGCGCAGGCGGGCGATCCGGCCGATCTCGTGCAGGGCGGTGTCGATTTCCTGGTCGGGGGTGTGGTGCAGGCGGCGGCGGGCGCCTTCGAAGATGCTGGCCTTGTCGTGCTCGCGGACGCACACCACGTACGGCAGGCCGAAGCGGGCGTGGTAAGCGGCGTTGAGCTGGTGGAATTCGGCGTACTCGTCGGGGCTCAGGCGGTCGAGTCCGGCGCTGGCCTGCTCGCCTGCACTTTCGGGCGTGAGTTCCCCGGCCAGGGCGGCCTTTCCGGCGAGGTCCGGGTGGGCGCGGATCAGGGCGCGTTGTTCGTCGGGCGTGCCGCTGCGGGCCGCGTGGGCGAAGGCGGCAGCGAGGTCCTCGGCGATGGCGTAGGGGCGGCCGCGCGCGACCTGCGCGGCGTAGTGGGGGGAGTGCTCCAGCACCCGCGCGAAGTGGGCGGTGAACGCCTCTTCGGTCAGGGTGTTGAGCTGGGTGATGGTCGGGTGCGGCAAGCTGGACCTCCGGGCACGCTCAGGTATTTCGACGGCGAAATGAATGTGGGGGCAGCGTAGTCCCGCCGCCCCCGCATGTCAAGGCGCCCGCTACCGGCTCTGCGTGTCCGCCGCGTCGCGCAGCGCGTCCCCCACGAAGTTGAAGGCCAGCACGCTGATCACGATCAGCACGCCCGGCAGCAGCAGCCAGGGGTGCAGGCTGAGCGTCTCGAAATTCTGTGCGTCCTTGAGCAGCAGGCCCCAGCTGGTCATCGGCTCCTTGATGCCCAGCCCCAGGAAGCTCAGGGCGCTCTCGCCCAGGATGTACCCGGGCAGGGCCAGCGTGGCCGTCACGATCAGGAACGAACTCAGGTTCGGCATGATGTGCCGCAGGATCACCCGCAGGTCCCGCGCGCCGATCGCTCGGGCCGCCTGCACGTAATCCAGGCCGCGTGCCCCCATCACCTGCCCACGCACCACGCGCGCCAGCCCCGCCCAGCCGATCAGCGCGAGGACCGCCACGATGCCCAGGTACACCCACGTACTGGGCCACTTCGCGGGAATGATGGTGCTCAGCGCCAGCAGGATCGGCAGCCTCGGGAATGACAGCAGCACCTCCACGAGGCGCTGGATGACGTTGTCCACCCACCCGCCGAAGTAGCCGCTGACGCCGCCCAGCACGATGCCGATACTGAAACTGATCAGGATGCCGATCAATCCGACCGTGAGGCTGACCTGCGAGCCGACCAGCATGCGCGACAGCAGGTCCCGCCCGAACCGGTCGGTGCCCAGCGGGAAGTAGTATCCGTCCCGCACGCCGAACAGATGCCACTGGCTCTGGAAGACGCCCAGCAGCGAGTAGCGGCTCTCGGCCGGATCGTCGCCCCGAACGAGGAACAGGATCGGCAGGGGCCGCGTGGTGTCCTCGCTGAACGTGCGCGCGAAGGTCACGGGATCGCGGGTCTGCCTGAAGCCGTACACGAACGGCCGCATGAGCCTCCCGTCGTGCATCACGTGCACCGCCTGCGGCCGCTGGTACGGGTAGTCCTCGTGCTGCGCGGTGATGGAGTACGGCGCGAGGAACCCCGACACTAGGGCCATCAGGTACAGCGCCGCGAGCACCCAGGCGCTCAGCACCCCGGCGCGCGAGCGGCGGAAGCGCCGCAGGGCCAGCTGGAACGGCGTCACCCGCGCCGCTGCCCGGGCGGGGGTGGGCGCGGCGGTCATTCGAACCTCACGCGCGGGTCGGCCCACGCCAGCGCCAGGTCGCTCAGCAGGTTCCCGACGAGCAGCAGGAGCGCGCTGAACATCAGCAGGGTCATGGCGACGAACTGGTCCTTGTTCAGCAGCGCGTCGTACAGGTACGGGCCGATGGTGGGCAGGTTCAGGACGATGCTGGCGATGATCGTTCCGCTGATCAGGCTGGGCAGGCTCAGGCCCGCGAGGCTGATCAGCGGGTTCACGGCGTTCCGGACCGCGTGCCCCCACAGCACCCGCCGCCCGGTGGCGCCCTTGGCGCGCGCGGTGCGGATGAAGTCCTGCGACAGCACGTCCAGCATCGAGGCGCGCATCTGCCGCATCAGGCCCGCGACGCCCTCCAGACCGATGGCGATCATGGGAATCCACAGGTGCGCCAGCAGGTCTGCGACCCGCGCGGCACTCCAGGGCGCGTCAATCATGTCCGGGCTGAACAGGCCGCCGACGTTCGTCCCGCCGGTCCGCAGGACGAGGGCGATCAGCAGCAGCGCCACCAGGAAGTCCGGCGTGGCCAGACTCAGGTACCCCAGGAAGTTCAGCGCCGCGCTGCGCTTTCCGTGCCGGTGCAGCGCCGTGTAGATGCCCAGCGGCACCGCGATCACCCACGACACCAGCAGGGTCAGCACTGCCAGGAACACCGTCCAGCCCAGCCGCTCCCAGATCAGGCTGCTGACCGGGCGGCTGTTCGCGAACGAGTACCCGAAATCGCCGTGCAGCACGATGCCCTTCACCCAGTTCAGGTACTGCACCCACACCGGCTGGTCCAGGCCCAGCTGCCGGGTCATGGCCTGCAGGGCCTCCGGGGTGACGCGCGGATCCTCGCGGTACTGGTCGAGGAAGCTGCCGGGCTGCAGCTGAATCACGGCGAAGCACACCACGCTGATCAGCAGCAGCGTGGGAATCATGCCCAGAATGCGCCGGACGGTGTACGTCAGCATTGCGGGGGAGTGGGGAGTAGGACGTGGGGAGTGGGACGCATGGAAACCTCCGGGAATTCAAGGCGAGGGGGTGGGTGCAGGTCAGGCCCCTCACGGCCGGTCACCCGCACGCCACCCCCACGGCCCTTACTTCTGGTAGATCAGCGGAACCGGGTTGTACCCGGGAATCACGCCGAGGTTGTACACGTAGTTGCCGTACCTGGTGCTGATTGCGCCGATGTTCTCCGGTTTGGCGATGGGCGTGACCGGCAGGTTCTGCGCGAAGATCAGCTGCCAGCGGGTGTACAGCGCCTTGCGGGTGGCGGCGTTGGGTTCCACGGCGGCCTTGTTGAAGATCTCGTAGATCTCCTTCTCCCAGCTCGCCATCCTGGCGGTGTTGGCCGGGTCGCCGTCCTTGGCGGGTTGCGGCGCGCGGTGCCAGTAGTACAGGCTGCCGCCGGGCTGCCAGATGGGTCGGCGCAGTTCCGGGTCGGGCTGATCGCCGAAGGCGTGCAGGATCATCTCCCAGTCGCCGCTTTGACCGGTGGCGAGCAGGCGGCTGCTGAGGATGCCCTTGAGGTTCACCTTCACGCCCACCTTCGCGAAGTCACTCTGGAGGATCGTGGCGATGGACGGGTACACGGCGCTGTCGGTGCCGTAGGTCAGGTCCAGTTCGAGCGGCTGGCCGCTGGGCAGCAGGCGGATGCCCGCCGCGTTGCGCCGTTTGAGGCCCATGGCGTCGAGCGCGTCATTGGCGTCGTTCAGGCTGAAGGTGCCGAGCTGACGGGTGGTGTTCGCGTAGAACGCCTTGTTCACGGGCGCGACGCCGTGGCCGGGGAGGCTGGCCAGGCCGTTGTACACCGTGTCGATGATGCGCTCGCGGTTCACGGCGCTCTGCATGGCGCGGCGGAAGCGCACGTCGCTGAAGACCTTGGCCAGCGCGGCGTTCTTCGCGTCGAAGTTGTACGCCACGAAGGGCGGACTGCCGAACAGCGCCGTGGAGCGCATGACCTTGAACGGGGCGCCCGCGACTTCCTTCTGCTTCAGGTCCGGGAACTGCGCGCCCGTGACGTTCAGCTGGTCGAGGTTCCCCGCGAGGAACTGCGCCACCTGCGCCTGCGGGTCGCGGATGATCAGGAACTCCAGCCGGTCCAGGTACGGCAGCTGCTTCCCGGCGGCGTCCACCTTCCAGTAGTTGGGGTTGCGGGTCAGGGTGACCTTCTGCCCGGCGGTGTAGTTGCCCAGCTTGAAGGGGCCGGTGCCGACCACCTCGGTCTCAGCGACGTTGGTGGGCCAGGCGCTGTTGATGTCGCCGGGTTTGGCGCCGCTCTCCTGGCCGTACTTGGCGAGTTTGTGCTGCGGCATGATGAAGTACCGCTGCTGCAGCAGGAACGCGGGGGCGGGGCGGGGCAGCGTGAAGCGGACGGTCATGCTGTCGACCTTGCTGATGGTCACGTTCTGGCCACCCAGCTTGAAGTTCCCGGGGTCCCCGGCGCGGGACTCGGGGTTCATGATCATGTTCCGGTACGTGAAGATCACGTCGTCGGCGTTGAAGGCCTGCCCGTCGCTCCACTTGACGCCCTGCCGGAGCTTGAAGGTGTACACGGTGCCGCCGTCCGTGATCGTCCAGCTCTCGGCGAGGGCGGGTTCGATCTTGTACGTGGCGAGGTTGAATTCCACCAGGCCGTCGAACATCTGCTGGGAAATCAGGCCCAGGTTGTTGTCGATGGCGCCGTAGTAGAAGAGGCTCTGGGGGCTGTCGCCGAGCGGCAGGGTGTAGGTGCCGCCGCTCTTGCCGCCGACGATTCCCAGGCTGCCGTAGCCGGTGACCTTCTTCGGGGCGGCGTGGGCGGTGCCGATCAGGGCGAGGGTGAGCAGGGTCAGGGTGCGTACGTGCATAGGGACCTCCGGGTGGGGCGGGGGTGGACGCGATGACTTGATTCGAAACAGCCTAATACCAGTCTGCTTCCACTTGCAACCCTCTTGCAAAGAGGTTGTGCAGTGGTACGCTCATGACGATGCTGTCCCCGTCCTCCCTCTGGACCATCCCGCTCGACAGCGCCAGCGCCACCCCCGTGTACGTGCAGGTCGCCCAGGGACTGACGCAGCGCATCGACAGCGGACAGTTGCGTCCCGGTAGCGCACTCCCCGCCGAACGCGACCTCGCCGCGCACCTCGGCGTGTCCCGCGTCACCATCCGCCAGGCGCTCGCGCTGCTCGCCCAGCAGGGCCTGCTCACCAGACGCCACGGCAGCGGGACCTTCGTCACGCCCCCACCCCGCCCCGGCGACCTCCCCGCCCGGACCCTCGGCCTGCTGTCCTCCTTCTCCGAGGACGTCCGCTCCCGCGGCCAGCAGCCCGGCGCGCGCATCATCAGCTTCGAACGCACCCGCCCCACCCCGCAGGAAGCCATGAGTCTCGCCGTGTCCCCCAGCGAGACCGTGTACCGCCTGCGCCGCCTGCGCACCGCCGACGGCGAACCCCTGGCCGTCGAGGACTCCACCATCCCCGCCGGACTCGTCGGCCCGCTCGGCGCGGACGACGTGCAGGACGCCAGCCTGTACGCCCTGCTGGCCTCGCGCGGCCTGAGCCCCACCCGCGCCATCCGCCACCTGCGCGCCGTGAACGCCGACCTGACCCTCGCGCCCATCCTGGGCATCCCGGTGGGCGCCGCGCTGCTCACCACCGACCGCGTGTCCTGGCTCGCGGACGGCCGCCCCATCGAGTACGCCCGCGCCCACTACCGCGGCGACCGCTACGACTTCGTCATGGAACTCCAGGGCGGCGCGTGACCCCCCCGCGCGTGCTGGGCCTCATGAGCGGCACCAGCGCCGACGCCATCGACGCCGTCCTGCTCGAACTGCCCGACTGGCCCGCCCTGGGCACCGGCCAGCCCCTGCACCTGCCCGCGTGGACCGGACAGCCGCGCGGCCGCGTCCTCGCGCACACCACCACACCCTACCCCCCCGACCTGCGCGCCGCGGTGCTGCGCGCCATCCGCAACGAGGGCACCCCCAGCGACCTCGCCCAGCTGCACTGGGCCGTCGGCGACACCTTCGCGCAGGCCGCCGCGCCCCTCGCCGCGCGCGCCGACCTGATCGCCAGCCACGGCCAGACCGTGCAGCACCACCCCCGCCCCGACCCCACGCGCGG from Deinococcus sedimenti includes these protein-coding regions:
- a CDS encoding MarR family winged helix-turn-helix transcriptional regulator, which translates into the protein MRDRFLTQLQTDWQAVRPDLNVEAMVQVLTLTRLGHHLQERLDSLLAEHSLNAAGWDLLLALYRSAPPEGLQPGQLIQVCAVRGPAISNRVTRLEERGLIQRTYSPEDRRTVRVHLTDLGRSTVEDLLPSFLLVEGQLLSPLDAEELSELTRLAGRLLSSLEAFDTMHEFTK
- the uraH gene encoding hydroxyisourate hydrolase, with protein sequence MSGAGLSTHVLDTARGRPAAHIPVQLHRIDGAARTLLTRATTNTDGRTDEPLIPRGQLRTGTYELTFHVAAHFKDLTTPTGTSQAEPFLDEITLRFTVADATAHYHVPLLVSPWSYSTYRGS
- the pucL gene encoding factor-independent urate hydroxylase, with the translated sequence MPHPTITQLNTLTEEAFTAHFARVLEHSPHYAAQVARGRPYAIAEDLAAAFAHAARSGTPDEQRALIRAHPDLAGKAALAGELTPESAGEQASAGLDRLSPDEYAEFHQLNAAYHARFGLPYVVCVREHDKASIFEGARRRLHHTPDQEIDTALHEIGRIARLRVLDLVSPTPEAPMPVKVRLGDNNYGKADVRLFKVFRDQPRHEIKDVQVRVAMTGDFDAAHTHGDNTDLVATDTVRNTIYALARDGLTGSVEAFGKHLIRHFVNHGPRVTGARATFVEHTWDRMPTGGVPHDHAFVRQMPKHTATVTGDGQHFTVESGIDELYILKTTQSGWAGFHRDQFTTLPDTTDRILATTVTARWTYRTDEPDYDAIWAEVYQTLMDVFPDHYSHSMQHTLYRLGEAVLTRCEDIDRIFFSFPNRHHILYPLDRFGMTNPGVIFHADAEPYGVIEGWVERA
- a CDS encoding ABC transporter permease produces the protein MTAAPTPARAAARVTPFQLALRRFRRSRAGVLSAWVLAALYLMALVSGFLAPYSITAQHEDYPYQRPQAVHVMHDGRLMRPFVYGFRQTRDPVTFARTFSEDTTRPLPILFLVRGDDPAESRYSLLGVFQSQWHLFGVRDGYYFPLGTDRFGRDLLSRMLVGSQVSLTVGLIGILISFSIGIVLGGVSGYFGGWVDNVIQRLVEVLLSFPRLPILLALSTIIPAKWPSTWVYLGIVAVLALIGWAGLARVVRGQVMGARGLDYVQAARAIGARDLRVILRHIMPNLSSFLIVTATLALPGYILGESALSFLGLGIKEPMTSWGLLLKDAQNFETLSLHPWLLLPGVLIVISVLAFNFVGDALRDAADTQSR
- a CDS encoding ABC transporter permease, with product MLTYTVRRILGMIPTLLLISVVCFAVIQLQPGSFLDQYREDPRVTPEALQAMTRQLGLDQPVWVQYLNWVKGIVLHGDFGYSFANSRPVSSLIWERLGWTVFLAVLTLLVSWVIAVPLGIYTALHRHGKRSAALNFLGYLSLATPDFLVALLLIALVLRTGGTNVGGLFSPDMIDAPWSAARVADLLAHLWIPMIAIGLEGVAGLMRQMRASMLDVLSQDFIRTARAKGATGRRVLWGHAVRNAVNPLISLAGLSLPSLISGTIIASIVLNLPTIGPYLYDALLNKDQFVAMTLLMFSALLLLVGNLLSDLALAWADPRVRFE
- a CDS encoding ABC transporter substrate-binding protein: MHVRTLTLLTLALIGTAHAAPKKVTGYGSLGIVGGKSGGTYTLPLGDSPQSLFYYGAIDNNLGLISQQMFDGLVEFNLATYKIEPALAESWTITDGGTVYTFKLRQGVKWSDGQAFNADDVIFTYRNMIMNPESRAGDPGNFKLGGQNVTISKVDSMTVRFTLPRPAPAFLLQQRYFIMPQHKLAKYGQESGAKPGDINSAWPTNVAETEVVGTGPFKLGNYTAGQKVTLTRNPNYWKVDAAGKQLPYLDRLEFLIIRDPQAQVAQFLAGNLDQLNVTGAQFPDLKQKEVAGAPFKVMRSTALFGSPPFVAYNFDAKNAALAKVFSDVRFRRAMQSAVNRERIIDTVYNGLASLPGHGVAPVNKAFYANTTRQLGTFSLNDANDALDAMGLKRRNAAGIRLLPSGQPLELDLTYGTDSAVYPSIATILQSDFAKVGVKVNLKGILSSRLLATGQSGDWEMILHAFGDQPDPELRRPIWQPGGSLYYWHRAPQPAKDGDPANTARMASWEKEIYEIFNKAAVEPNAATRKALYTRWQLIFAQNLPVTPIAKPENIGAISTRYGNYVYNLGVIPGYNPVPLIYQK
- a CDS encoding GntR family transcriptional regulator, which codes for MLSPSSLWTIPLDSASATPVYVQVAQGLTQRIDSGQLRPGSALPAERDLAAHLGVSRVTIRQALALLAQQGLLTRRHGSGTFVTPPPRPGDLPARTLGLLSSFSEDVRSRGQQPGARIISFERTRPTPQEAMSLAVSPSETVYRLRRLRTADGEPLAVEDSTIPAGLVGPLGADDVQDASLYALLASRGLSPTRAIRHLRAVNADLTLAPILGIPVGAALLTTDRVSWLADGRPIEYARAHYRGDRYDFVMELQGGA